From a single Carassius gibelio isolate Cgi1373 ecotype wild population from Czech Republic chromosome A18, carGib1.2-hapl.c, whole genome shotgun sequence genomic region:
- the LOC127934624 gene encoding RNA polymerase-associated protein LEO1-like yields MADMEELFGSDGDSDNEQRDSGSGSASDSEHERPRSASNASGSESDRDHDEDEDEDGGKPSNKELFGDDSEDEHGSQHSGSQSERSGNQSERSGNQSERSGNQSDASMHSDNEHSGSEVHHEEDDDDNERGHRSDVESPVSGAGSHRSDRGSGSPGSDVGSPRSEAGSGHSDPGTPHPSTPHSDGDGSGKEVHSGDEKWGGKSDQSEDEDKQQNSDEERDHSDNEGGRQKSESMKGSDSEEEFTRKKKKRLASDSDSDSDPETSGKKPAANDLFGEADDISSDSDAEKPPTPGQPMDAEDGLEGDQPEEEPVPETRIEVEIPKVSTDLGSELYFVKLPNFLSVEPRPFDPQYYEDEFEDEEMLDEEGRTRLKLKVENTIRWRTRRDEEGSEIKESNARIVKWSDGSMSLHLGNEVFDVYKAPLQGDHNHLFIRQGTGLQGQAVFKTKLTFRPHSTDSATHRKMTLSLADRCSKTQKIRILPMAGRDPESQRNEMIKKEEERLRASIRRESQQRRMREKQHQRGLNAGYLEPDRYDEDEEGEESISLAAIKSKYKGGGLREERARIYSSDSDEGSDEDKAQRLMKAKRLDSDEEGENSGKRKAEEDEESAAKKPKKYVISDEEEEEEDE; encoded by the exons ATGGCTGACATGGAAGAGCTGTTTGGTAGTGATGGCGATAGCGACAATGAGCAACGAG ATTCCGGCTCTGGTTCTGCCTCTGATTCGGAGCATGAGAGACCCCGATCTGCCAGCAACGCCTCTGGCAGCGAGAGTGACCGAGATCATGACgaagatgaggatgaagatggGGGAAAGCCAAGCAATAAAGAGCTGTTTGGAGATGACAGTGAAGACGAGCACGGAAGCCAGCACAGCGGCAGCCAATCAGAACGATCCGGCAACCAATCAGAACGATCCGGCAACCAATCAGAACGATCCGGCAACCAATCAGATGCGAGTATGCACTCAGACAACGAACACAGTGGTTCAGAGGTGCATCATGAGGAGGACGATGACGACAATGAGAGGGGCCACAGATCAGATGTGGAGAGTCCAGTCTCAGGAGCAGGAAGCCACAGGTCTGACAGAGGAAGTGGAAGTCCAGGGTCAGACGTGGGCAGCCCACGCTCAGAAGCAGGAAGTGGGCATTCAGATCCCGGCACTCCTCATCCCAGCACACCTCATTCAGATGGAGACGGGTCAGGGAAAGAAGTCCATTCCGGAGATGAGAAGTGGGGTGGAAAAAGCGACCAATCAGAGGACGAGGACAAACAGCAGAACTCCGATGAGGAGCGGGATCATTCTGACAATGAAGGGGGGAGACAAAAATCAG AGTCAATGAAGGGCAGTGACAGCGAGGAGGAATTCACTCgcaagaaaaagaaaaggctAGCTTCAGACTCCGACTCCGATTCTGACCCTGAAACATCGG gtaagAAGCCTGCAGCAAATGATCTGTTTGGGGAAGCAGATGATATTTCATCAGACAGCGATGCAGAGAAGCCTCCTACACCTGGCCAACCAATG GATGCTGAGGACGGTCTGGAGGGAGATCAGCCCGAAGAGGAGCCGGTTCCAGAGACGAGGATTGAGGTGGAGATTCCTAAAGTCAGCACAGATCTGGGCAGTGAGCTCTACTTCGTCAAATTACCCAACTTTCTCAGTGTGGAGCCCAG GCCGTTTGACCCTCAGTACTACGAGGATGAGTTTGAGGATGAGGAGATGTTGGATGAGGAAGGACGGACCCGTTTAAAGCTGAAGGTGGAAAACACCATCAGGTGGCGCACTCGGCGCGATGAGGAAGGCAGTGAAATCAAGGAGAGCAACGCTCGAATCGTTAAATGGTCAGATGGCAG CATGTCTCTGCACCTGGGGAATGAAGTGTTTGACGTGTATAAAGCTCCACTGCAGGGTGACCACAACCACCTGTTCATCCGCCAGGGCACAGGACTGCAGGGGCAGGCTGTGTTCAAGACCAAACTCACCTTCAG ACCTCACTCCACAGACAGCGCCACACACAGGAAGATGACCCTCTCTCTCGCTGACCGCTGCTCAAAGACACAGAAGATCCGAATTCTGCCCATGGCCGGCAGAGACCCAGAATCCCAGAGAAATGAGATGATAAAG aaaGAAGAGGAGCGGTTACGTGCATCTATCCGTCGTGAATCTCAGCAGAGGCGCATGAGAGAGAAACAGCATCAGCGAGGTCTGAATGCCGGGTACCTGGAGCCAGATCGctatgatgaggatgaggagggtGAAGAATCCATCAGCCTGGCCGCCATCAAGAGCAAATATAAGGGAGGAGGTCTGAGGG AGGAGCGAGCCAGGATCTATTCTTCAGACAGCGATGAAGGTTCTGATGAAGACAAGGCCCAGCGGTTGATGAAGGCCAAGAGACTGGACAGTGATGAG GAGGGAGAGAACTCCGGAAAGCGGAAGGCAGAGGAAGATGAGGAATCCGCTGCCAAGAAACCCAAAAAATATGTCATCAgtgatgaagaagaagaggaggaagatgagtga